A genomic window from Salmo salar chromosome ssa23, Ssal_v3.1, whole genome shotgun sequence includes:
- the LOC106584491 gene encoding cyclin-dependent kinase inhibitor 1B isoform X1 produces MSDVRLSNGSPTLERTDARLSDHPKPSACRIIFGSPDREELRRDLKGHLQEMEAAASAKWNFDFSSHTPLSNGRFKWELMDCKDIPNFYTRTQQSVKDVCPSGNNNMDLNGNHSCVVVTPRQPTDNTERSESQMESKEQCTGRRKRPACYEYPSSQNKRSHSSSNEVTPCPGLTHSVEKTPRKASPRTQT; encoded by the exons ATGTCAGATGTTCGACTTTCAAATGGGAGCCCGACGTTGGAAAGGACGGATGCTCGGTTGTCGGATCACCCCAAACCGTCAGCCTGCAGAATCATTTTCGGCTCGCCGGATCGCGAAGAGTTAAGGCGGGATTTAAAGGGACATTTGCAGGAGATGGAAGCGGCGGCCTCAGCGAAGTGGAACTTCGATTTTTCAAGTCACACACCTCTATCGAACGGGAGATTCAAATGGGAATTAATGGATTGTAAAGACATTCCAAATTTCTACACCAGAACGCAACAATCAGTGAAAGACGTTTGCCCCTCTGGGAATAACAATATGGATCTAAATGGGAATCATAGTTGTGTGGTGGTGACTCCCCGGCAGCCCACTGACAACACCGAGAGGTCAGAGAGCCAAATGGAGAGTAAAGAGCAATGCACCGGGCGGAGAAAAAGACCCGCCTGCTATGAAT ACCCCTCGTCCCAAAATAAAAGGTCACACAGTAGTTCGAATGAAGTTACTCCTTGCCCAGGCTTGACGCATTCAGTAGAAAAAACACCCAGGAAAGCCAGTCCCAGGACTCAAACGTGA